From the genome of Labrus bergylta chromosome 12, fLabBer1.1, whole genome shotgun sequence, one region includes:
- the slc16a4 gene encoding monocarboxylate transporter 5 — translation MNLFRKDAMTSKKEKEKEIQYGEPPDGGWGWMVVLHCFLVNVLVMGTLKSFGIFFVAFQDEFGGSSESISWIGSIMSSLRLSGAPLASVACAKLGARVTSIAGAVLVSGGFLMSIFAYSVVFLYISMGVVVGMGFALLYQSFSVVTALYFRKRLATAYAIGRSGMGLTFALAPFTQWLLDQYAWQGAMLILGGLMLNLVATGMLLRPINVKPPVPNPTSSPIQKSPAVSIKSSSEKEYTKSCMNGSSHLSNSISKSDSFPSPPPPPTPHKDNLEGQCTQELQDQSVNPELTRLVLNGVNGHCDLGQCKPATPDSSAELNGSMNGSTIVGFPSNASTPTEVTVVQTKVLDFSLLKDPFFCIYTWSLVFSQLAYFIPYFHLSARARTLGIDAMDASFIISVAGITETIAQLASGWVTDMNLFHKYHYHKAYLILCGLVNLLSPQATSYILLMVYAIFFAIFCGGYMALLLPVLVDLVGAEKLNNSMGFSMFFVGLGCLTGPPLAGFLYDYTQTYDCSFYLAGLCYLLSSLSLFMEPLAQRWKARNKLTRDKRAESSCKTNGCFTPDRLQNGAV, via the exons ATGAACCTGTTCAGGAAGGACGCCATGACCTcaaagaaggagaaggaaaaagagaTCCAGTATGGGGAACCTCCAGATGGAGGTTGGGGCTGGATGGTGGTGCTGCATTGTTTCCTG GTAAATGTCCTAGTGATGGGAACACTGAAGAGTTTTGGGATCTTCTTCGTGGCATTCCAGGATGAGTTCGGAGGCTCCTCGGAGAGCATCAGCTGGATCGGTTCCATCATGTCAAGTCTGCGTCTGTCTGGAg CACCCCTTGCCTCAGTTGCCTGTGCCAAGCTTGGAGCCAGGGTGACCTCCATTGCTGGAGCAGTGCTGGTTAGTGGAGGCTTCCTCATGAGTATTTTTGCCTACAGTGTGGTGTTCCTCTACATCAGCATGGGAGTTGTAGTTG GAATGGGTTTTGCACTACTATACCAATCCTTTTCCGTGGTCACTGCGCTGTATTTCCGAAAGAGGCTGGCGACAGCGTATGCAATCGGGCGTTCTGGGATGGGCTTGACTTTTGCCCTGGCTCCATTCACTCAGTGGCTTCTGGATCAGTATGCTTGGCAAG GGGCGATGTTGATTCTTGGTGGTCTCATGCTGAACCTGGTGGCCACTGGGATGCTCCTTCGGCCAATCAACGTGAAGCCCCCTGTGCCAAACCCTACCTCTTCTCCTATCCAAAAGAGCCCTGCTGTTTCCATCAAGAGCTCCTCAGAGAAAGAATACACTAAGAGCTGCATGAACGGCTCCTCTCATTTATCCAACAGCATCTCCAAATCAGACTCCTTCCCttccccaccccctcctccaaCCCCTCACAAAGACAATCTGGAGGGCCAATGTACTCAGGAACTCCAGGACCAGTCTGTGAACCCTGAACTGACCAGACTGGTCCTTAATGGGGTAAACGGCCACTGTGACTTGGGTCAGTGTAAACCCGCAACTCCAGATAGCTCTGCAGAGCTCAATGGCAGCATGAATGGTTCCACCATTGTTGGATTTCCCTCAAATGCCAGCACGCCAACTGAGGTGACTGTCGTACAAACCAAAGTTCTGGATTTCTCCCTGTTAAAAGACCCTTTCTTTTGCATTTACACCTGGTCCTTGGTCTTCAGCCAACTGGCTTACTTCATCCCCTATTTCCACCTGTCTGCCCGTGCCAGAACCCTGGGCATTGATGCCATGGACGCTTCCTTCATCATCTCTGTGGCAG GTATCACAGAGACCATCGCCCAGCTGGCCTCAGGCTGGGTGACTGACATGAACCTGTTCCATAAATACCACTACCACAAGGCCTACCTGATCCTGTGCGGCCTGGTCAACCTGCTCTCCCCACAGGCCACCTCATACATCCTGCTGATGGTGTACGCCATCTTCTTTGCTATCTTCTGTGGAGGATACATGGCTCTGCTGCTGCCTGTTCTA GTAGATCTCGTGGGGGCAGAGAAACTCAACAACTCCATGGGCTTCTCCATGTTCTTTGTGGGCCTTGGTTGCCTCACAGGGCCTCCTTTGGCAG GCTTCCTGTATGACTACACTCAGACGTATGACTGTTCCTTCTACCTGGCGGGGCTCTGCTAtctgctctcctccctctcactcttCATGGAGCCGCTGGCTCAGCGCTGGAAGGCCAGGAACAAACTGACCCGGGACAAGAGAGCAGAAAGCAGCTGTAAGACCAACGGCTGCTTCACCCCGGACCGCCTGCAGAACGGCGCTGTGTAG